The Juglans regia cultivar Chandler chromosome 16, Walnut 2.0, whole genome shotgun sequence nucleotide sequence TCATCTTACCTCTCTCAATAACCCTCTAGTTTTTCACTagctattaactatatattacacAGTAGAACGCAGACACAAGATAAAACAATTTTGCAAGTGCCACACGTACTGATGACTAAATCTATATCTCTCAATCAATTTAACATTTTGagataagtgataattttacataatatcagAATATACatgattttaaacttttaaaataagtgatgaTTTACTCGAGCGAGAATGCTTGTCCAGTTGAGGGTCCACTCCATGTTTAGCTTTCATGGACTTAAAAATATGGTTCATGCCTCTTCAACCAAGCCAGCATCATGTCTACAGGCAGAAAGAACACCTGTAAAGGTAATTTCATTTTGCTTCAAACTCAATCCTACCATCTCCACAGAGATGTTTACTTGCTTCCATTGATCTTCCATCATGCCAACACCCCCACAATGGTCCCAGTCTCCTACACAAACTATCCTTTTTGGTATAGAATCAAACAAAGCCAACCCTTCTACTTCAAGATCCATGTTGACAACTTGCCATATCTCTGAACAGGGAAAAGGCTAGCGAGCTTAAGCCCTTTTAGCACACCCTGTGATCAAATCAGACTAGGCTACAATATCTTCTGAAGCCCATTAAATAATCCTATTGCATCCTTTATGTTTCAAGGATGTATCTTGCTTGGAGGGGAAAAGAAGGATAAATACCACCGTTGAGTTCTGTTGAAGGAAGGAAGTATTATGGAATGGAGAGAAATTCAACTCTTACATATTTCCTCTCATTATATCGAAACATTCACATCTTTTGATCCCAAAAGCACcaggaaaaataaagaacaaaagaaaaaagtattacaTCAAAGTCATGCAGATTTCATCTCATTACACAAAATGGTGAGCAAGATAACAAAAATGATTGGCAAAGTTGTAATGCCAAAGACGAACGTAATATTAATGACACTTCATGTATAATACCCTTTTAATGTTAACAATCACAGAGACAAACTATATCATACTGCAAAAAGGCTTGGAACTCACAAGTTCTTCCTGAATGATAGGGTTAATGATATCTCCTCATGCACATCGAAGTCTAGCAATGTTCCCATCTTGGTCAGTTCATAGTCTAGGCTCCATACATAACCCATGCCAGATGAGAGATCCAGTATCTCCATGTAGAAGGCAGAAGAGTAACATGGAATGAGGAATTCCTCGTGAATCAGAGTTGAAAAGCCTGTCTCGCCTGAACTGTAATGGGCTCGTATAAAAATCAAAGACAATAACCAAAGCCCACTTgtacaagaaaatcatatatgttTGGCAGCTGCGCTAGTGATAAATACTAATTAAGTTTGGTTTTCCATCTCATGCCTCATGGATTTCAGTTGGTAATTAGAGAATGTAGAATTTGGATTCATTAGATTCTTGTCGGATTTCTGGAGACATCTGCATTCTGGTAAAGGGTACGTGTACACGGAAGTTTTTCTGTTCAATTTTCTCACTCTTGGTACCATGATGCCCTTGCGGTCACTTTCATTGAGCATTTCTTTCATCTGATCCTTGAAAGCTTTCCAGCTGCAATAccagtattaaaaaaatttacatgaaaccCCTAAACGTCAAGTTCGAAAGCATTGATCTGATTAGCTATTCCATACACTCAGACCTATTAACTTAAGACAAAGGCTCTTGCAGACTAACTCGGGCATAAATTTCACAAATGCTACAATTACAAAGCACTCATATTAAGGGATGGAGATGACCTGAGACCCATGTCCTGCAGTATAACAACAAGCTTTCGTTTATCAGGCATAATGGTCTTAGCATGTCCATCGTAGAGGAATCTTCGGTGACCCATCAGAAAATGTGGGAAGTTTCCACCCTGAGTAGTCACAAAAACCTCACTAGACAAGCATACCATGTAGTCCAGAGCTGCCAATCTTGAAGAAAATCCCTACCATAGGAGAAAATGAGTATTAGAGCAAGGTGGTTGAAGCTTATGCCATCAGCCAAACACATGGCAAAGAAAAAACCATTAGTATAAGTATTTGAGCAAACCTTATCTTATTTCTTTATTGCCATCTATCCAATTCCTTCATTCAGTCAAGTTAGTTTAACAGCCAAAAATGCATACTCGAATCTTGTCACTTGTTAAATTTTATAGGTAAAAATTGGTGAAAATCATATTCACTGATTGAACTTAGCATCataaaaacccaaaatttaCTGTTATAATATGTATCTTGTGCAAACCAATGCGGCAAAATCACCTAGCTTGTAATCGAGTGTGGCCTGTTTGAACCCAGTTAACAGTAAATGTTCGTAATCTCCAATGTTGATTTTTAAATGGATTGAACCAAGTTCCAACCAATGAACCATCTATCCATATCACTAGccttaaaatttgagaaacctTTTCAATAATAAGAAGGCATCACCACAATTTATCCAGAAATTATTACTAGTATAACTAAAGATGAAAATACCAAATTTAATGGAGTAGATTCTCTGAGTCACCAGGACTATTTGTAGGTAAAGACGCGGACAAATTGTCAAAGTGTACAAGAGTTCACCTCGTAAGTAGCAAGCTCTTCTGGGGTTGCAAGAGATTCCTTTGTGTGGAGATGGGGAAACATCTTTAGAAGAGGAGCTAAATGTCTTCCTGCTTGGTATATTTTCCCTGATGCCAGATAAATTGAAGTGTCATTACCAAACCCCATGCCACGTAGCATCATCCCAACCTACACTGACAAGAAAAAACAACATCCAAGATTAAAGGTTACTATAAACTTcgacaaattaaagatataggTAGAGTTCAAACTTCAACGCCCCACCCCCCTGTTTAACCTCAAAACCCAAGTTCTGTATGGTACTTCTCGCATCCCTGTTGCAGCTCTAACTTTAACCAAATATTGTTACATGTACTACAAGAAAAGTCATGAAGGCCGAAAATCTAATAGAACTGGTTCTGAAAATCTAAAATGAGAAACTTGACTTGCCTACCAAGCGATAGATAAGGGGGATGGTGGGGGGGTAGGGGGTTAAGGAAGAAACTGGACTTGAAATATCAAATCCAAATATCAAATCCATCAGGATTATCTCAAATTTGAAGTTCTAAAGGTCATATTGCAATAAAAGTAGCTTATGTTTAGGGTACCTCCAACGGAGATAGTGGGCATTTTCCAGTGATTCGATTGAGACTTGGTAAAATGATACGATCTTTTCGTTTGAACTTTCCCTTCCACCCTTTTTCACGAAGTAaatccatttcaattttttcggCCTTTCCTCCATCATACACACAGCATGAAAAAGCCACCATGTCCTACAGGTATTAAGCAAGCACACGTAGCTTAATTGTTCTTAACCACTTAAAATTAGAAGTACCAAATACTAGATCAGAATACAATGATAAATAAGCATTAGTACCTCTTCAAAGCGGAGGTGAACAGAAACATACTTCCCACCAGTCCTTGAGCTCTTCTCAATCATTCTATTCACTAATTTATTTGCAAGAGTTGTAATGGGAGAAGAGAACCTCAATGCTTCATAGTTAGTGAGGCATCTCAGAGATTGAATATGAGGTGGGACATTCATTGCCAATCTATT carries:
- the LOC108986401 gene encoding O-fucosyltransferase 10-like; protein product: MAMKPKIHPPNGNGYSSDNCGGGGGCGNTSPSPPTSPPRHSHFRRRVKSKVHYVHSLKESFGGGYGILFRRNLLLLSLLYVSGLLMCVGPFSAFVSGPTLPGSFYRSHEMFGRLWRDIEADNSSAIELSSVWKFKRRLKEQKPCPNSTAGRRFESSGPTGYLIVEANGGLNQQRSAICNAVAVAGLLNAILVIPRFDFHNVWRDPSEFGDIYDEDHFIATLEDYVKVVKKLPEALMERHDYNITNVPTFRVQAWASVNYYLGEVYPVLQKQGVIRLAPFANRLAMNVPPHIQSLRCLTNYEALRFSSPITTLANKLVNRMIEKSSRTGGKYVSVHLRFEEDMVAFSCCVYDGGKAEKIEMDLLREKGWKGKFKRKDRIILPSLNRITGKCPLSPLEVGMMLRGMGFGNDTSIYLASGKIYQAGRHLAPLLKMFPHLHTKESLATPEELATYEGFSSRLAALDYMVCLSSEVFVTTQGGNFPHFLMGHRRFLYDGHAKTIMPDKRKLVVILQDMGLSWKAFKDQMKEMLNESDRKGIMVPRVRKLNRKTSVYTYPLPECRCLQKSDKNLMNPNSTFSNYQLKSMRHEMENQT